Proteins from one Cryptomeria japonica chromosome 4, Sugi_1.0, whole genome shotgun sequence genomic window:
- the LOC131047744 gene encoding peroxidase 21, translated as MKKFDLLWSSILACVFVGLCYCHEETGLSEDFYQTSCPQVGDIVKEQVHGLYEKHGNTAVSWLRLIFHDCMVESCDASILLDTHANILSEKGSDRNFGMRNFKYMENIKDVVEKECPGVVSCADIIVLAAREGILMLGGPPIAVKTGRRDSRESSAAVVEKYIPLHNDSLDIVLSRFESIGIDAEGTVALLGAHTVGRTHCVNLVGRLYPTVDPLMDSAYSVYLKKRCPTSNPDPKEVLYARNDQETPMLFDNFYYTNLIAKKGLLLIDQELLSDNRTSEYVSQMAQDNQYFFSQFEKAFITMSENNPLTGSLGEIRRNCQFSNPA; from the exons ATGAAGAAATTTGACTTGTTGTGGTCATCTATTTTGGCCTGTGTTTTTGTGGGATTGTGTTACTGTCATGAGGAAACAGGACTGAGTGAGGATTTCTATCAAACATCTTGTCCCCAAGTTGGGGACATTGTTAAGGAGCAAGTCCATGGCTTGTATGAGAAGCATGGTAATACAGCAGTTTCATGGCTCAGACTGATATTCCATGACTGTATGGTTGAG TCGTGTGATGCATCCATTTTATTGGACACTCATGCAAATATATTGTCAGAGAAAGGGTCTGATAGGAATTTTGGAATGCGGAATTTTAAGTATATGGAGAACATAAAGGATGTAGTTGAAAAGGAATGCCCTGGTGTGGTTTCCTGTGCTGACATTATTGTTCTTGCTGCCCGGGAAGGAATTCTTATG TTGGGAGGGCCCCCCATTGCTGTCAAAACAGGAAGGCGAGACAGTCGAGAGAGCAGTGCAGCAGTTGTCgagaaatacatacctcttcacaaCGACAGTTTGGACATAGTCTTATCTCGCTTCGAATCCATTGGAATTGATGCTGAAGGAACAGTAGCTCTTTTAG GAGCGCACACTGTTGGCAGAACACACTGTGTGAATCTTGTGGGCAGGCTATACCCAACTGTGGATCCTCTAATGGACTCAGCTTACTCAGTCTATCTTAAGAAAAGATGCCCCACATCAAATCCTGATCCTAAGGAAGTTCTCTACGCTCGAAACGATCAAGAGACACCCATGTTATTTGACAACTTCTATTACACCAACTTGATCGCCAAAAAGGGGCTACTTCTTATTGATCAAGAGTTGCTTTCAGATAACAGAACGTCTGAGTATGTTTCCCAAATGGCGCAGGATAATCAATACTTCTTCTCGCAGTTTGAGAAAGCATTTATAACCATGTCAGAGAATAATCCTCTAACTGGGAGTTTGGGAGAAATTCGAAGGAATTGTCAGTTTTCAAACCCTGCATAG